One segment of Brassica napus cultivar Da-Ae chromosome C3, Da-Ae, whole genome shotgun sequence DNA contains the following:
- the LOC106389925 gene encoding protein DETOXIFICATION 45, chloroplastic isoform X2 yields MESTGSARLVGGNQVSLPLTTTTTHHRFAKVKRQGNFQPINDVSAPQSCSLHANPHSVSPFVTRRKSQINPDCGVFELEEEDDSLPEVNGVHSGNSRHVDVKRELVMLSLPAIAGQAIDPLTLLMETAYIGRLGSVELGSAAVSMSIFNTISKLFNIPLLSVSTSFVAEDIAKVAAQDLAEEDMHGDRPSQGLPERKQLSSVSTALVLAIGIGIFEALALSLLSGPFLRLMGVQSTSEMFIPARQFLVLRALGAPAYVVSLALQGIFRGFKDTKTPVYCLGIGNLLAVFLFPLFIYQFRMGVAGAAISSVISQYTVTIVMIMFLNKRVILLPPKMGSLKFGDYLKSGGFVLGRTLSVLMTMTVATSMAARQGAFAMAAHQICMQVWLAVSMLTDALASSGQALIASSASKRDFEGVKEVTTFVLKIGVVTGIALAIVLGISFSSVAGLFSKDPEVLRIVRKGVLFVAATQPITALAFIFDGLHYGMSDFPYAAWSMMVVGGISSAFMLYAPAGMGLSGVWVGLSMFMGFRMVAGFGRLMWKKGPWWFMHTTSHKRLA; encoded by the exons ATGGAGTCCACTGGTAGCGCTAGATTAGTTGGCGGGAATCAAGTTTCGCTGCCCTTGACTACAACAACAACTCATCATCGGTTTGCCAAAGTGAAAAGGCAAGGCAACTTTCAACCGATAAATGACGTCTCTGCCCCCCAATCATGCTCCCTTCACGCCAATCCACACTCGGTGTCTCCGTTTGTGACTCGCCGGAAGAGCCAGATCAACCCTGACTGTGGTGTTTTCGAGTTGGAGGAGGAAGATGACTCACTCCC GGAGGTGAATGGTGTTCACAGTGGAAACTCACGTCATGTGGATGTCAAACGAGAACTCGTGATGCTCTCTCTTCCTGCCATTGCTGGACAGGCTATTGATCCTTTGACGCTCCTCATGGAGACTGCTTACATTGGCAGGCttg GATCTGTAGAGCTGGGTTCGGCTGCCGTTTCTATGTCCATCTTTAATACCATATCTAAGCTCTTCAACATTCCTCTCCTCAGCGTTTCCACTTCTTTTGTCGCTGAAGATATCGCTAAGGTTGCCGCTCAAGATTTAGCCGAAG AGGATATGCACGGTGACAGACCTTCTCAAGGTTTACCAGAAAGGAAGCAGTTGTCTTCAGTTTCAACAGCGCTAGTGTTAGCCATTGGAATTGGCATCTTCGAGGCACTTGCGCTGTCTTTGTTATCTGGACCTTTTTTAAGGTTAATGGGTGTACAATCT ACGTCAGAAATGTTCATTCCTGCGCGGCAGTTTCTTGTCCTTAGAGCGCTTGGTGCCCCTGCCTATGTGGTCTCTTTAGCTCTTCAAGGCATTTTCCGTGGATTCAAGGATACCAAAACTCCAGTCTACTGTTTAG GTATTGGTAATCTTCTGGCTGTGTTTCTGTTCCCTTTGTTTATCTACCAGTTCAGGATGGGTGTAGCTGGGGCAGCAATCTCTAGCGTCATTTCCCA GTACACTGTGACCATTGTAATGATTATGTTTCTCAACAAAAGAGTTATACTGCTTCCTCCAAAGATGGGTTCACTAAAGTTTGGCGATTACCTAAAATCTG GGGGATTTGTTCTTGGAAGGACTCTATCAGTGCTCATGACCATGACTGTTGCCACGTCAATGGCGGCTCGTCAAGGAGCTTTTGCTATGGCAGCACATCAGATATGCATGCAAGTTTGGTTGGCTGTATCTATGCTTACGGATGCACTAGCTTCATCTGGACAG GCCTTAATCGCGAGTTCTGCATCCAAAAGGGACTTTGAAGGTGTGAAAGAGGTTACAACTTTTGTTCTCAAG ATAGGAGTTGTGACAGGCATTGCGCTGGCTATTGTGTTGGGGATATCATTCAGTTCAGTTGCTGGTTTGTTCTCCAAAGACCCTGAAGTTCTGCGGATTGTGAGAAAGGGTGTATTG TTTGTAGCGGCTACTCAACCAATCACAGCGCTAGCGTTTATCTTTGATGGACTACACTATGGGATGTCGGACTTCCCTTACGCAGCTTGGTCGATGATGGTGGTGGGAGGAATATCATCAGCGTTCATGCTGTATGCTCCAGCAGGGATGGGGCTAAGTGGAGTGTGGGTGGGGCTGAGTATGTTCATGGGGTTTAGGATGGTGGCTGGATTCGGCAG ATTAATGTGGAAGAAGGGACCATGGTGGTTCATGCATACAACAAGTCACAAg CGTCTTGCTTAA
- the LOC106389925 gene encoding protein DETOXIFICATION 45, chloroplastic isoform X1, which yields MLFPHRLYYFLAVYKFLKSLGWEMESTGSARLVGGNQVSLPLTTTTTHHRFAKVKRQGNFQPINDVSAPQSCSLHANPHSVSPFVTRRKSQINPDCGVFELEEEDDSLPEVNGVHSGNSRHVDVKRELVMLSLPAIAGQAIDPLTLLMETAYIGRLGSVELGSAAVSMSIFNTISKLFNIPLLSVSTSFVAEDIAKVAAQDLAEEDMHGDRPSQGLPERKQLSSVSTALVLAIGIGIFEALALSLLSGPFLRLMGVQSTSEMFIPARQFLVLRALGAPAYVVSLALQGIFRGFKDTKTPVYCLGIGNLLAVFLFPLFIYQFRMGVAGAAISSVISQYTVTIVMIMFLNKRVILLPPKMGSLKFGDYLKSGGFVLGRTLSVLMTMTVATSMAARQGAFAMAAHQICMQVWLAVSMLTDALASSGQALIASSASKRDFEGVKEVTTFVLKIGVVTGIALAIVLGISFSSVAGLFSKDPEVLRIVRKGVLFVAATQPITALAFIFDGLHYGMSDFPYAAWSMMVVGGISSAFMLYAPAGMGLSGVWVGLSMFMGFRMVAGFGRLMWKKGPWWFMHTTSHKRLA from the exons ATGTTATTCCCTCAtcgattatattattttttggctGTGTACAAGTTTCTGAAATCGTTAGGTTGGGAGATGGAGTCCACTGGTAGCGCTAGATTAGTTGGCGGGAATCAAGTTTCGCTGCCCTTGACTACAACAACAACTCATCATCGGTTTGCCAAAGTGAAAAGGCAAGGCAACTTTCAACCGATAAATGACGTCTCTGCCCCCCAATCATGCTCCCTTCACGCCAATCCACACTCGGTGTCTCCGTTTGTGACTCGCCGGAAGAGCCAGATCAACCCTGACTGTGGTGTTTTCGAGTTGGAGGAGGAAGATGACTCACTCCC GGAGGTGAATGGTGTTCACAGTGGAAACTCACGTCATGTGGATGTCAAACGAGAACTCGTGATGCTCTCTCTTCCTGCCATTGCTGGACAGGCTATTGATCCTTTGACGCTCCTCATGGAGACTGCTTACATTGGCAGGCttg GATCTGTAGAGCTGGGTTCGGCTGCCGTTTCTATGTCCATCTTTAATACCATATCTAAGCTCTTCAACATTCCTCTCCTCAGCGTTTCCACTTCTTTTGTCGCTGAAGATATCGCTAAGGTTGCCGCTCAAGATTTAGCCGAAG AGGATATGCACGGTGACAGACCTTCTCAAGGTTTACCAGAAAGGAAGCAGTTGTCTTCAGTTTCAACAGCGCTAGTGTTAGCCATTGGAATTGGCATCTTCGAGGCACTTGCGCTGTCTTTGTTATCTGGACCTTTTTTAAGGTTAATGGGTGTACAATCT ACGTCAGAAATGTTCATTCCTGCGCGGCAGTTTCTTGTCCTTAGAGCGCTTGGTGCCCCTGCCTATGTGGTCTCTTTAGCTCTTCAAGGCATTTTCCGTGGATTCAAGGATACCAAAACTCCAGTCTACTGTTTAG GTATTGGTAATCTTCTGGCTGTGTTTCTGTTCCCTTTGTTTATCTACCAGTTCAGGATGGGTGTAGCTGGGGCAGCAATCTCTAGCGTCATTTCCCA GTACACTGTGACCATTGTAATGATTATGTTTCTCAACAAAAGAGTTATACTGCTTCCTCCAAAGATGGGTTCACTAAAGTTTGGCGATTACCTAAAATCTG GGGGATTTGTTCTTGGAAGGACTCTATCAGTGCTCATGACCATGACTGTTGCCACGTCAATGGCGGCTCGTCAAGGAGCTTTTGCTATGGCAGCACATCAGATATGCATGCAAGTTTGGTTGGCTGTATCTATGCTTACGGATGCACTAGCTTCATCTGGACAG GCCTTAATCGCGAGTTCTGCATCCAAAAGGGACTTTGAAGGTGTGAAAGAGGTTACAACTTTTGTTCTCAAG ATAGGAGTTGTGACAGGCATTGCGCTGGCTATTGTGTTGGGGATATCATTCAGTTCAGTTGCTGGTTTGTTCTCCAAAGACCCTGAAGTTCTGCGGATTGTGAGAAAGGGTGTATTG TTTGTAGCGGCTACTCAACCAATCACAGCGCTAGCGTTTATCTTTGATGGACTACACTATGGGATGTCGGACTTCCCTTACGCAGCTTGGTCGATGATGGTGGTGGGAGGAATATCATCAGCGTTCATGCTGTATGCTCCAGCAGGGATGGGGCTAAGTGGAGTGTGGGTGGGGCTGAGTATGTTCATGGGGTTTAGGATGGTGGCTGGATTCGGCAG ATTAATGTGGAAGAAGGGACCATGGTGGTTCATGCATACAACAAGTCACAAg CGTCTTGCTTAA
- the LOC106389925 gene encoding protein DETOXIFICATION 45, chloroplastic isoform X3, which produces MLSLPAIAGQAIDPLTLLMETAYIGRLGSVELGSAAVSMSIFNTISKLFNIPLLSVSTSFVAEDIAKVAAQDLAEEDMHGDRPSQGLPERKQLSSVSTALVLAIGIGIFEALALSLLSGPFLRLMGVQSTSEMFIPARQFLVLRALGAPAYVVSLALQGIFRGFKDTKTPVYCLGIGNLLAVFLFPLFIYQFRMGVAGAAISSVISQYTVTIVMIMFLNKRVILLPPKMGSLKFGDYLKSGGFVLGRTLSVLMTMTVATSMAARQGAFAMAAHQICMQVWLAVSMLTDALASSGQALIASSASKRDFEGVKEVTTFVLKIGVVTGIALAIVLGISFSSVAGLFSKDPEVLRIVRKGVLFVAATQPITALAFIFDGLHYGMSDFPYAAWSMMVVGGISSAFMLYAPAGMGLSGVWVGLSMFMGFRMVAGFGRLMWKKGPWWFMHTTSHKRLA; this is translated from the exons ATGCTCTCTCTTCCTGCCATTGCTGGACAGGCTATTGATCCTTTGACGCTCCTCATGGAGACTGCTTACATTGGCAGGCttg GATCTGTAGAGCTGGGTTCGGCTGCCGTTTCTATGTCCATCTTTAATACCATATCTAAGCTCTTCAACATTCCTCTCCTCAGCGTTTCCACTTCTTTTGTCGCTGAAGATATCGCTAAGGTTGCCGCTCAAGATTTAGCCGAAG AGGATATGCACGGTGACAGACCTTCTCAAGGTTTACCAGAAAGGAAGCAGTTGTCTTCAGTTTCAACAGCGCTAGTGTTAGCCATTGGAATTGGCATCTTCGAGGCACTTGCGCTGTCTTTGTTATCTGGACCTTTTTTAAGGTTAATGGGTGTACAATCT ACGTCAGAAATGTTCATTCCTGCGCGGCAGTTTCTTGTCCTTAGAGCGCTTGGTGCCCCTGCCTATGTGGTCTCTTTAGCTCTTCAAGGCATTTTCCGTGGATTCAAGGATACCAAAACTCCAGTCTACTGTTTAG GTATTGGTAATCTTCTGGCTGTGTTTCTGTTCCCTTTGTTTATCTACCAGTTCAGGATGGGTGTAGCTGGGGCAGCAATCTCTAGCGTCATTTCCCA GTACACTGTGACCATTGTAATGATTATGTTTCTCAACAAAAGAGTTATACTGCTTCCTCCAAAGATGGGTTCACTAAAGTTTGGCGATTACCTAAAATCTG GGGGATTTGTTCTTGGAAGGACTCTATCAGTGCTCATGACCATGACTGTTGCCACGTCAATGGCGGCTCGTCAAGGAGCTTTTGCTATGGCAGCACATCAGATATGCATGCAAGTTTGGTTGGCTGTATCTATGCTTACGGATGCACTAGCTTCATCTGGACAG GCCTTAATCGCGAGTTCTGCATCCAAAAGGGACTTTGAAGGTGTGAAAGAGGTTACAACTTTTGTTCTCAAG ATAGGAGTTGTGACAGGCATTGCGCTGGCTATTGTGTTGGGGATATCATTCAGTTCAGTTGCTGGTTTGTTCTCCAAAGACCCTGAAGTTCTGCGGATTGTGAGAAAGGGTGTATTG TTTGTAGCGGCTACTCAACCAATCACAGCGCTAGCGTTTATCTTTGATGGACTACACTATGGGATGTCGGACTTCCCTTACGCAGCTTGGTCGATGATGGTGGTGGGAGGAATATCATCAGCGTTCATGCTGTATGCTCCAGCAGGGATGGGGCTAAGTGGAGTGTGGGTGGGGCTGAGTATGTTCATGGGGTTTAGGATGGTGGCTGGATTCGGCAG ATTAATGTGGAAGAAGGGACCATGGTGGTTCATGCATACAACAAGTCACAAg CGTCTTGCTTAA
- the LOC106389926 gene encoding uncharacterized protein LOC106389926: MEDSSASIVGNRYWVLRHGKSIPNERGLIVSSMENGVLPEYQLAPDGVAQAQLAGQSFLKQLEESKISLDKVRICYSPFSRTTHTAKVVAQVLSIPFDSPQCKMMETLRERYFGPTFELKSHDKYPEIWDLDEKDPFMGPEGGESADDVVSRLATAMLSMEAEFQRCAILVVSHGDPLQMLQNIMHSAKQQSGGDGGLAERIQMSRVASVLSQHRKFALLTGELRPLV; the protein is encoded by the exons atggaggATTCGTCGGCATCGATTGTAGGAAACAGATATTGGGTGCTCCGACATGGAAAGAGCATTCCAAACGAGAGAGGCCTCATCGTCTCTTCAATG GAAAATGGAGTGCTACCAGAGTACCAGTTAGCGCCTGATGGTGTCGCCCAGGCTCAGCTCGCTGGCCAATCCTTCCTCAAG CAACTTGAGGAAAGTAAGATATCACTGGACAAGGTCCGCATTTGCTACTCCCCCTTCTCTAGAACCACTCACACCGCTAAGGTTGTCGCTCAGGTCCTCAGTATCCCTTTTGATTCCCCTCAATGCAAG ATGATGGAAACTCTGCGAGAACGCTACTTTGGACCTACATTTGAACTCAAGTCACATGACAAG TACCCGGAGATATGGGATCTTGATGAGAAAGATCCATTCATGGGACCAGAAGGAGGTGAAAGCGCTGATGACGTTGTATCCAGACTTGCCACTGCCATGTTATCCATGGAAGCAGAATTTCAAAGGTGTGCAATTCTGGTGGTGAGCCATGGAGATCCACTGCAGATGTTGCAGAACATAATGCATTCAGCAAAGCAACAAAGCGGAGGAGATGGTGGTTTAGCTGAGAGAATTCAGATGAGCAGAGTTGCTTCTGTCTTGTCACAGCACCGCAAGTTTGCTTTGCTCACTGGTGAACTCCGACCCCTCGTCTGA